A region of the Massilia sp. erpn genome:
CACCCTGGTCGAAGGGCCGGGCCTGAGCCGCCAGCCGCAGCAGGGCCGCGACAGTCCGCTGCGCCAGCGCGTGATGCATGCCTTTATCGACCAGCTCAAGCCGGGCAGCCATTCACCCGGGCTGGGGCGCGGCGAACGCCGGCTGGAAGCGGTGGCGCGCCATGTGGGCGCGGGCAGCGCCATGATCGAACTGACCGAAGCCCTGTACGATATGCCGGATGCCGAGCTGTTCGACTGCGCCGGCGCGCTGGGCTGCTCGGCGCGCACCCTGCAGCGTCAGCTCACGCGCAACGACGTCACCTTCGGCCAGGTCAAGCAGGCAGTGCGCATCTGCATGTCCGCTGCGCTGCTGCGCAACGGCGTCGCCTCGCTCACTGAAGTCGCGCTGGCGGCCGGCTTTTACGACTCCGCCCACTTCAGCCGCGCCATGAAACTCTCCTCCGGCCTCAGCCCCACCGAATACCGCCTGCTCAGCGCCTGAGCCCGACCCCCATTTGATCTGCCTCAAACAATGTCCAACCCTGGTGTCAGGCACCAGGGTCGGACATTTGCTGATCTAAATCAAAGAATGTCCGCCTCTGGTGCCTGACACCAGGGTAGACATTGTTTGATTTGGCGCAAATGGCGGTTGGCATTTATATACAAGCCAGGCGGGGGGCGGGGTGGAATACTGGCTTCGCCTTGTGTGCCACGCAATGGCTTCCGTCTAATAAGGAGTATAAAAATGAGTGATAAACCGTTACAAGCTGCGCCTGCGGCTCCGCCGAACCGGTGGGTTGCTTTCGCTATCCTGGCCGTGCTGTTCCTGGCCGCGACCGATACCACCATCATCGGCACGCTGCTGCCGGTGATCGCCGGATCGGTCGGCGGCGGGCAGGCGCTGTTTCCCTGGCTGATGTCGGGCTTTATGGTGGCGATGGCGCTGGCCGGCCCGCTGACCGGCGCGCTGGCCGACCGCTACGGCGTGCGTTCGGTGCTGAGCTGGGCCATCCTGGTCTTCCTGGCCGGTTCCGCCGGCGCCGCGCTGTCCAGTGACATGCTGATGCTGGTGCTGGCGCGCGTGGTGCAGGGCGCGGGCGCGGGCATGATCATCGTGCTGTCCTATGCTTCGCTGGCGATCATCTATGGCGCTGCGCAGCGCGGCCGGGTGCAGAGCATGGTCAGCATCGTGTGGGGCGTGGCGGCCATCGTCGGGCCGCTGGCTGGCCTGGCGTTCACCCATGCCTTCGGCTGGCGCGCCGCCTTCCTGATCAATATGCCGGTCGGCCTGGTGTGCCTGCTGGTGCTGCGTTCCAAAGCCCTCAGCGCCCATGTGCGGCGCGGCGTGGCGGTGGATTATCTGGCCCAGGGCTTCTTTGCGCTGCTGCTGCTGGGTGTGATGGTGGCGCTGTCGGCGGCCCAGGTGGGACTGTCGCGCGACAGCTTCTGGTCGATGCTGGTGCTGGCCGCGGCGGGTGCGCTGCTGCTGGTGCTGCGCGTGACGGGACGGCCGCAGGCCAGCCCGGTGCCGCTGGCGTTCTTCCAGCAGCGCAGCCTGGCGGTGGCCATGGTCATCGTCATCTGCGGCAGCATCGGCCTGTATGCCTCCATCACGCTGGTGCCGATCGCACTGCATGCGCGCCATGCCATCGATACCGCGCAGACCGGGATCATCGTGCTGCTGGCGGCGCTGGGTTTCGTGGTCAGCTCGGCCGTGTGCGGCATGCAGATCCAGCGCGTCGGTTACCGCAGCAGCATGCTGGCCGGGGCGCTGGCCCTGGTGGCGGGCGCCTTCGTGCTGGCCATGGGCAGCAGCAGCTTGCCGTGGCAGGCGATCGCCGGCGCCGAGCTGCTGATCGGCCTGGGCATGGGTTGCGTGGCCGTGGGCGCCGTGGTGCTGGCGCAGAACGCGGCGCCGGCCGATGCCGTGGCGACGTATACCTCGACCATCCAGCTGCTGCGCAATGTGGGCGCGGCGCTGGGCATCAATGCGCTGGCGGCGATCCAGTACGCGCTGGAGTCGCAGCACCTGTCGAACGATTCCCTGCGCAGCGTGTTTTCGGTGCTGGGGCCGGTCTTCGTCGTGTGTGCGCTGCTGGCCTTGCTGCTGCCGTCCAATTATCAGCTGCAGCCGGCCGCCGTGCCGGGCCAGCCGGCACCGGCGCGCCGCTGAACCATTGTGAAGGAGCTTAAGATGACTCTGGCAAATCAGGAAACCCTGCCGGTGCTGACCGGCTTCATCGTGGTCAAGGCCTTGCCGGCCTGGACTTCGCTGGGCTTCGGCGAGCAGCTGGTGCTGCTGCAAGCCCACGTGGAGCCGGTGCTGCAGCGCTACCACGAGCAGGTGCGCCTGCTGATGTATGACGTGGAAAAAGCGCTGTCCTCGGCCGCCACCGATATCTGGGTGTGGGAATCGACCGACCGCGCCGCTTACAATCAGCTGATGGTCGACTTGCAGAAGACCCCGTTCTGGGGCCGTTATTTCGAAGTGCTCGATATGCTGGACGGCGCGCGCGGCGATGCCATCTTCCAGCTGTCATCGTGGCAGTTCCGCACCGGCGTGCCGGTCATGGAATAAGGAGAAGCGTGATGAGACAACATCGACATCGCGGCCAGCATGGTGGCCGGGGCGCGCCGCACAGCGCGGCCGAGATCGCGGCCCTGCAGGCGGCAGCCCGCTGCGGCGAGCCGGGCAAGGTGATGCCGCAGATCGACCGCAACCGCTGCGAGGGCAAGGACGATTGCGTGCGCGTCTGCCCCTACCAGGTATTCGAGGTGCGGCGCATGGATGCGGAGGATTTTTCGGAGCTGAGCTTCAAGGGCAAGGTGAAGGCCGTGCTGCATGGGCGGATGACGGCGTACACGCCCGCCGCCGACGCTTGCCGCGCCTGCGGCCTGTGCGTGACGGCCTGTCCGGAAGATGCAATCCGCCTGGTGAAGAATCCGGCGCGCCAGGCGCAGCCGGCGGCAACCGAGTGAGGGCAGGGCGCGGCCAGGACGGCCGCGCCTTGTTGTCGTGCTTGGCGCCGGTCTTAGTGCTTGGCGCCGGTGGCGTGCATCAGCGCTTCGGCGGGCGCGTTGCTGGCGAACAGCTGGGCGCAATCGACGGGATCGTAGTCGTAGTGCTTGCCGCAGAAATCGCAGTTGATGCCCAGCTTGCCCTGCTCGGCCAGGGCCGCTTCGACTTCCTCCTGGCCCAGCATCTTCAGCATATTGCCGACCTTGTCGCGCGTGCAGCTGCAATGGAATTGCGGATGCACCGGGTCGAACAGGCGCAGCGTGTCTTCCCAGAACAGGCGGCGCATCAGCTCGTCGATACCGACCGTCAGCATCTCTTCCTGCTTCAGGGTGGAAGCCAGCGTCACCGCGTGGGTCCAGGTTTCCAGCGCCTGCTCGTGGCTGAGCGGATTGGCTTCGGCCTTGCCGCCATGCAGCGGCAGCTTTTGCAGCAGCAGGCCGCGCGAGACTTCATCGTCGGCCGCCAGCCACAGTTTGGTGTCCAGCTGTTCCGAGCGCAGCATATAGTTTTCGATCACGGTCGCCACATCGTCACCATCCAGCGGCACGATGCCCTGGTAGGGCTGCTGGCCCGGCACTTTCTCGGCCGGGTCGAGCGTGATGATGAAGCGGCCCTTGCCCTGCGCATTGAGCAGGGCGGCCAGGCTGGCGTCGTCGGCGATCGGCAGGGCGGGATCGAGCTTGGCCGTGGCGCGCAGGCGCAGCTCGGAGTCGCATTCCACCACCAGCAGGCGCACCGGGCCGTCGCCGTGGATCTGCATGATGATGGAACCGTTGAATTTCAGGTTGGCCGAGAGCAGGGCGGCGGCCGAGACCATCTGGCCCAGCAGGCGCTTGACCGGCGCCGGATAGGCGTGGCGCGCCTGCACTTCGCGCCAGGTGGCCGAGATGTCGACGAACTCGCCGCGCACGGCCGCGTTTTCGAAAATGAATTTTTGCAGGGTGTCCTGCGGCGCTTGGGTATCCTTGGTGGTGCTCATGTTTTATCCAATCTTTTTTAGTTGCGTCTTGAACAGCGCGCTGCGCTGCACATAGCTGTCGGCGCTCGCTTGCAGGCGCGCCACATCCTCGGCCGTCAGTTCACGGATGGCCTTGGCCGGCGCGCCGACGATCAGCATATTGTCGGGAAATTCCTTGCCTTCCGTGACCAGGGCGCCGGCGCCCACCAGGCAGCCCTTGCCGATCCTGGCGCCGTTCAGCACCACGGCCTGGATGCCGATCAGGGCGCCGTCGCCGATCGTGCAGCCATGCAGCATGGCCTGGTGGCCGATGGTCACGTTCTTGCCCACGTTCAGCGGATAGCCCATATCGGTATGCATCACCGCGCCTTCCTGCACATTGCTGTTCTCGCCGATGACGATGCGCTCGTTGTCGCCGCGCAGGGTGGCGCCGAACCACACCGAGCTGTTGGCTTCGAGCGTGACTTTGCCGATCACGGTGGCGGAGTCGGCCACAAAAGCCGAGGCGTCGATCTCGGGCGCAATCTCGCCCAATTGGTAGATACTCATGGTGGCCTTCGCTAGACGTGGGGTGGCGCTATTTTACGCTGTGCCGGCTTGGCGCCGGGAATTTGTATCCGGTCTGAAATTTTCGCACGGTCGTGCTAATATCGTTTTTCCCGGCCGGCAAGGCTCCGATATAGTGATGGCGGCTTACTTTTCAAGGCACAGCGAATATGAAACCCTTCCGATCCGAATTCATCACCGTGCGCGGCATGCGCACCCATGTGCGCCACTGGGGCCGGGACGGCGCGCCCAAGCTGTTCATGGTGCATGGCTGGATGGACGCCAGCGCCTCCTTCCAGTTCGTGGTCGATGCACTGCAGGGCGACTGGCATGTGATCGCGCCCGACTGGCGCGGCTTCGGCCTGAGCGACTATCCGGCCGTCGACACTTACTGGTTCCCCGATTATGTGGCCGACCTGGACGCCATCCTGCGCCATTACCAACCGGAAGGACAGGTCAATCTGCTGGGCCACAGCATGGGCGGCAATGTGGTCGGCATCTATGCCGGCGCGCGGCCCGAGCGCATCCGCCGCCTGGTCAATCTGGAAGGCTTCGGCCTGAAATCGGCCCTGCCCGAACAGGCGCCCGGCCGCTACCGCAAATGGATGGACGAGCTGCTGGTCGAGCCGGAAATGAAGGGTTATCCCAGCCTGGCTGCCGTCGCCGCCCGCTTGCAAAAGACCAATCCACGCCTGAACGACGCGCGTGCCGCCTTCCTGGCGCAATACTGGTCGGCCCAGGGCGCAGACGGCGAATGGCGCATCCTCGGTGATGCCGTGCACAAGCGCACCACGCCGCTGCTCTACCACACGGAAGAGGTGATGGCGTGCTGGAAAGCCATCACCGCCCCCGTGCTGTGGGTCGAGGCCGAACACACGAATATGTGGCTGTGGATGGGGCCGAAGGAAGAGGCGCGCGTCGAAGTCGACCGCCGCCTGGGTCACCTGGCCAATGTCACGGCCAGGATGATGCCCGACGCCGGCCACATGCTGCACCACGACCAGCCCGAAGCGCTGGCGCGCATGCTGGAAGAATTCCTGGCCTGAAGCCACAACTCAAACAGAGCCCGTGTCCACTTTGGTGTAGAGCACCGGAGTGGACACGGGTTTTGTTTTATATGCAGCACGCAATCACTTATCAGGGCCTTTTCCAACGCATTGCTTGGTAGGTGAGAAAAACCTTGGAATATGGAACAGAAACGGTTTTAGGGACACCTAATGATGGCCTCGTCTATGAAGGGCGAGCGTCATTCCATTGAACTATTCTCACCTTTGAAAAGGACGTGACCCTATGACTTCTTCCAGGCTTCTTCCCTCTCGGACCGCCAGTTCTGACGCGTTACCCGAAAATAGTCCAACGCAGCAAAATGAGCAGCTATCGAATGTAGTGGCTGGGCTCAATCTCAATGCGTCAAAAGATGATGCTTACTTAGCCACAATCACTGGCACCACCCATTCTGTGGGGGGCGACGGAAATAAGTCACTCTTCCTGGGCAAAGAACTCAAATCATTTAAAACGGGCGATACGATTCAAATCGATCTAGGCAACTCAAAAATTTCTCGACGTGGTCCTGGCCAAGAGAAGGTGCCAAACCAAAAAGAAGACCAATACTCTGCCGCGAAGTACACTTGGTATCCAGAGTACAGTGCAGTCAAGAGTAATTATGAACGGCCAGATTGGCAATATATTCGTGCCGATACTGTGAAGGGGGTGCTGAATATGGGAAATTCTTCAGAGACTTTACGGGAACGTCCTGCGCCAGTGGAGATGTACAAGCCAATTGGCGAGAAGTCTGTCCAGCAGTTCATCTCGGATCAAACAGAGTATCAGAATAATTTGGCGGCGAATTATTCAAAAGCTCAGATCCTGGCATCGCATCGCAGTATTGGTTTTGAGCACGAGTTTGTCGAATATGCGAAAGTCGATTTCGATTCGCATATAGTTTTGTCTACATCGAATAAACATTCAAAGCTATTTAATCTGGAATTCAAGCTGGAAACAGATTCGGCGAAAGCATTGGAAGTTGTTATGCCGCCTTTTATTGTTCCCGATAAGCCTGATGGTAGCCCTGATTTTGATGAGATTCGTGCTATTCATGAAAAAATAGGAGAAGCGATGCTGGAGGTTAAGAAGGAAGCAATCACGATGCAGGACGAGTGCCAGGTGTCAGGTCTTTTAAATATCCTTCAAAAAAAGGGCTTGGGTGAAGGGTGGAAAATAATGCCTAAAAGACAGGGGCAAATTGCCGGCATGGACATTGTAAGGCCAGTTTCAAAAAAGTTGGTTGGGGATAACATATATACTCAGATGAACATCTCCTTGAGTGGCGAGGAAAGCGCGAAACTTATCAATCAAATTAAAAAGAGGTATATAGACAGCCCAGGAAATGCGGAAAAAAGTTCAATTGGCGTGGCATACAAAAAGCTTGAAAGACTGGCGGAAAGGCATTTGAATAGGAATGCCGAGCAAGATCAGGATGTGTTGGAGGAGAGTGACCTGGAGGAAGGCGAGGATCTCAAGAAAAATGAGGATTTCGAGGATGATGAGGGGCTGGCGGAAGAAAGTATCAAGAAGAGCAAAGATATTGCGAACGATCTTCCTTCTCACTACGTTCATTTGAATAAATTCTTGGCCAATACCCTCTCGCTTCCATCGACTCTTCTTCCAAAAACGATTGACTTGGACAAGAAACATGATCTTTCATCCATTGTAAAAGAATTGCATGGTATTTGGGCAAAAGATGCATTGCCCAATATCCTGGTGACTACCGACGCCTCTCCGCAAGAATTGGAGGAGCTGAAGGAATTTGCTAGGGAAAAAGCTGCGCCGAAATTGTTTAAGGAATTGAATAAAGTTAGAAATCATTTGCAAGGAATATATGATCCAAAGCTTGCGCAGTCTGTAAATTATAAAACCTTGGCAAAAAATTTTGAAAGAAGCCAGCTTGGAGGGGAAGATGTTCTGGATTTTTTGCAGAGAGAGAGCCCGAACGAGAAAAAATATGGGGCAATTCAAGATGATCCGATTTTAAAAGAAATCCTACAGATGGCTGAAAGCTGCCAGGACTTAGGCGATGAGGAACGGGAAAATCTTAAAGCGGAGATAGCGGAACGGATCGAAGGCGCGAAGGATGAGAATGTGCGCGTGTTTTTTGATCGGCTTGAAGAAGCCATTCAGAACGGAGTTTTTGCTATGATTGAAGAAATTAATTCTCCTGATGTTATCGCTAACGCTAATGTGGAATTCCAAGGCGAAACGATAGATCAGCATGGGATCGCTACCGTTAGAGCGGATACGCATATCGCCCAGGAGCCAACCAAGTCAAAAGAAATCAAGGGTTCAATATTCGAGTTTCGCAACGAGCAGGTAATTGGGGAAATCCTTAAACCGAAATCTGATGAACAAGTTGCGGCGCCTAAGGATTAACATCTTGATCTACCGCATGGCTTCGCATCCCCATCCCTCATCCTGGCTGGGCCGGGATGGCTAACCTGGCGAGCGGAGCGCGCCACCCGGCGCGGCTCCGCACGGAAGAGGTGATGGCGTGCTGGAAGGCCATAACCGCCCCCCGTGCTGTGGGTCGAGTCGGGGATTGAGAAACAAGTCCCGCCCTCAACGCCCATATCCTTGGGTGAAAAACTCTCAGAAAAATGGAACAGAAACGGTTTTGCCGACACCAAACGGTAGCCTCGTCTATTAAAACGGCGAACGTCACTTTACTGATCCATTCTCACCCATTGAAAAGGGCGCAATCCATGATTCTTGATACTCCCAAAGCTCAGCCTGTCAAACCCTCCATCGACCGGCAACTTAGCGCCGAATCATTAACTCCCCCAGATCAAACCGGTCTGACTTTCGAAGCGGCGAATCTGGCGGAACGAAGATCGAGTGTATTGAAAGCCTTCGCTATCGAGAGACCATCGGGAGAGGCCGTGGCAGCAACCGTTACTGGTACGACTCATGCGGTGGGAATCAAGAACAAAATGCGGGAAATAGACAATAAAGAGGTGCCAGTGACATCGCTTTTTGATGGGAATGAACTGAAAGAAGCATATGTTACGGGCAGTAAGGTTGAAATTGATCCCATGCATTCAATAGTCTCGCGGCGCGGTCCGCATCAGGAGGTCATGGGAGTCCATAAGCAGGACTCCAATGCGGTGGCAGAGCATGTATGGTATCCGGTGCACAGCAAGGATTCGAGCGATTATAAAAAAGACGGTTGGCCATATATTCGATCGGATACTCTGGTAGAGAAGGATGCGCTGGCTGCTTCAGCAGATAGCTTGCGTAAACGTGCTGCACCGACGCACGAGTACGAAAAAATTGGAGATCTTGGTGTTGCAAAATTTATTGAAAAACAAAAAGATTATCAAGCTAAATTATTGAATGGTAAATGCACAAAAGAACAAATTCTGCTCTCACATCGCAGCGTTGGATTTGAGTATGAATTTATTGGGCATTCAATGAAAGAGCTGCCTTCGCACGTAAAATTGGCAAAATCGGAATCGTATTCAGATCTGTTTAAAATGCCATTTGAATTGGAGAGCGATTCGGGAGATGTGGTAGAGATCGTCATGCCGCCTTTTATTGTCCCCAATTTGCCTGACGGCGGGCCGGATCAAGAGGAAATTCACGCCATTTATGTGGAAATGGAAAAGGCGGTGGCAGAGGTTAGGGACGAGGTAATAAAAAAGGGGGGTGAAGGCGTTAAGCTGTCCGATTTTATCGAGGAACTTAATAAAAAAGGCTTGGGCCAAGGATGGGAGCTGTCGAAGGAGAGTGGGGATGTTCCTAGTGAGATGAATATTAAAGAATCAGATGCTGAAAAATTCAAGGGTGGCCGTATTTATTCGCAGATGAATATTTCCCTGGATGGCGATGAAAGCGCGCGACTGATCAATATCATTCATAAAAAATTCGATCCGGGAACTGCGGAAAAAACTATTATAGGGGAAACTTATAATGCGCTTGAGGGGAAAATTCCGAAAGACGTTGAGGGCGGTCACTACATTCATTTGATTAAGACTATGGCCAGTTCTCTTGCGATTCCATCAATTCTCCTGCAAAAAGAAAGGGTGGAGGTAAGCAGGGATGATGATCTTTCATCTACCGTGAAAGAACTGCTAGGAACATGGGTGAAGGATTCAATGCCCAATATATTGAAAACCACGTCGGCCTCTAGGGATGATTTAATAAAATTAAAGGACTTTGCGGAAAACGAAGCAAAGCCAATCATTTTGGAAAGCTTCGAAAAATTGAAAGGAGGATTGGAATATTATCATCCTAGAAAGAATGAATATGAGGAGTGGGGTAAATTTAAAAAAGAGGTTGCTGAGCGAAATGAGCAAATGGCTGTTTCCGAAAGCGAGCTGGGGGAGATTGATGAGGAGAAATACGCGGCAATTCGTGAAAGCGATGAATTTAGAAAATGCACTAAAATGACAGAGTGGCTGGGGAGTTCCGTGATTGGCGATGTGTTTTATTTGGATGGGGAAAAGGTTGAGAGCGGTCATGCTGAATTCAAAAATATGGAAAATAAATATAATAAATATTATGGAAAATTGGATTTAAAAATAAATAATAAGTTGGATGCGCTGGATGAGAGAAAGATATTTAACACAATTTGGGATACGTTTAATGATGAAATAAGCAATATTATCGATAAAATCGATACGCCTGAAGTCGTCACGGTCGAACGCACCGACTTCAAGAACGAAAAATTCCGCAAGGGAGAGGTCGGCGTCAGAAAGGATACATATATCCTCCCTGATCCAAATTCCATTATGTCGGTGGTAGAGTTGCGCAGCGATGCCATAATCAATGCTTTTAAAAACGCCAACCTTAAAGGGTAAATGATCCGCGGTGGCCGGGAGCAAGCTTCAGGCCGCCGCATGAGCTTGCATTTTTGGTAAGACCGATGGCTGCGCAATGTATGTCAACCTGCAGTAAAGCAGCAGGTCAACCTAGCGGCCGCGCTCTTTTCCGGAAAGCCGCGCGCCAACCGGCGCGGCCCCGCTCGGCGTACAATAAGGCCTTAGCACATGTTAAAGATGCAAGCCTTATGTTGAAAGTCGATCTTCATTGCCATTCCAATGTTTCCGACGGCGTGCTGGCGCCGGCTGCCGTGGCGGCGTATGCGCGCAAGGGTGGCGTCGATGTGTGGGCGCTGACCGACCATGATGAGGTGGGCGGCGTGGCTGCGGCGCGCGCCGCGGCGCAGGAGCAGGGCATGCGCTTCGTGCCGGGCGTGGAGATTTCCATCACCTGGGCCGGCGAAACGGTGCACATCGTCGGCCTGCAGTTCGACGAGACCAATGCGGCCCTGCTGCAGGGCCTGGCCGAGACCCGCTCCGGGCGCGATGCGCGCGGCCGCGAGATCGGCGCCCAACTGGCCAAGGCCGGCATCCCCAACGCCTACGAAGGCGCGCTCAAATATGTGGACAACCCGGCCCTGATGTCGCGCACCCATTTCGCGCGCTATCTGGTGGAATGCGGCGCCTGCGCCAGTGTGCCGGAAGTGTTCCGCAAATACCTGTCGGACGGCAAACCGGGCTATGTGCCGCACCGCTGGGCCACCCTGGAGCAGGCCGTGGGCTGGATCCGCGGCGCCGGCGGCATCGCCGTGATCGCCCATCCGGGCCGCTATAAATTCACGGAATTGCAGCAGGGCGTGCTGTTCGACGAGTTCAAGCAGCTGGGCGGCGCGGCCATCGAGGTGGTCACGGGCAGCCATACGCCCGAGCAATACCCGATTTATGCCCAATTGGCCAATGCCTATGGCTTCCTGGCGTCGCGCGGCACCGATTTCCATGCGCCGGGCGAGGCGCGCGTCGATTTCGGCCTGCTGGCGCCGCTGCCGGGTAATGTGACGCCGATCTGGCACGACTGGTTCTGAATACCCCTACTGACGGCTCTTGTATTTCCGGCTGCTCGACCTTATCTTAGAGGCCGGCCAATCCGACCGGAGTATTAATATTATGAAAAGAATTATCCTGTTTCTCGTCACCAACCTCGCTGTGATGCTGGTGTTGTCCATCGTGCTGTCCCTGCTCGGCATTGGCCGTCCGGGTCCGGGCAATATGCAGATGGGCAGCCTCTTGGCCTTCGCCGCTGTGGTGGGCTTCACCGGCTCCATCATTTCGCTGCTGATGTCCAAGCCGATGGCGAAATGGAGCACCGGCGCGCGCGTGATCGACGCCCCGTCCAATTCGACTGAGCAATGGCTGGTGTCGACCGTGCAGACCCTGGC
Encoded here:
- a CDS encoding gamma carbonic anhydrase family protein, which codes for MSIYQLGEIAPEIDASAFVADSATVIGKVTLEANSSVWFGATLRGDNERIVIGENSNVQEGAVMHTDMGYPLNVGKNVTIGHQAMLHGCTIGDGALIGIQAVVLNGARIGKGCLVGAGALVTEGKEFPDNMLIVGAPAKAIRELTAEDVARLQASADSYVQRSALFKTQLKKIG
- a CDS encoding darcynin family protein, with translation MTLANQETLPVLTGFIVVKALPAWTSLGFGEQLVLLQAHVEPVLQRYHEQVRLLMYDVEKALSSAATDIWVWESTDRAAYNQLMVDLQKTPFWGRYFEVLDMLDGARGDAIFQLSSWQFRTGVPVME
- a CDS encoding MFS transporter encodes the protein MSDKPLQAAPAAPPNRWVAFAILAVLFLAATDTTIIGTLLPVIAGSVGGGQALFPWLMSGFMVAMALAGPLTGALADRYGVRSVLSWAILVFLAGSAGAALSSDMLMLVLARVVQGAGAGMIIVLSYASLAIIYGAAQRGRVQSMVSIVWGVAAIVGPLAGLAFTHAFGWRAAFLINMPVGLVCLLVLRSKALSAHVRRGVAVDYLAQGFFALLLLGVMVALSAAQVGLSRDSFWSMLVLAAAGALLLVLRVTGRPQASPVPLAFFQQRSLAVAMVIVICGSIGLYASITLVPIALHARHAIDTAQTGIIVLLAALGFVVSSAVCGMQIQRVGYRSSMLAGALALVAGAFVLAMGSSSLPWQAIAGAELLIGLGMGCVAVGAVVLAQNAAPADAVATYTSTIQLLRNVGAALGINALAAIQYALESQHLSNDSLRSVFSVLGPVFVVCALLALLLPSNYQLQPAAVPGQPAPARR
- a CDS encoding helix-turn-helix transcriptional regulator, translating into MNSYHLLTQALEPRDASSPRLFSYAVMSAVNGFVPHEDYVRLAADAERAPPSDQALEEQVGLLLACDANPLSELVQCAANGDQFAERWNGINRKVSLGVATLVEGPGLSRQPQQGRDSPLRQRVMHAFIDQLKPGSHSPGLGRGERRLEAVARHVGAGSAMIELTEALYDMPDAELFDCAGALGCSARTLQRQLTRNDVTFGQVKQAVRICMSAALLRNGVASLTEVALAAGFYDSAHFSRAMKLSSGLSPTEYRLLSA
- a CDS encoding 3',5'-nucleoside bisphosphate phosphatase, with the protein product MLKVDLHCHSNVSDGVLAPAAVAAYARKGGVDVWALTDHDEVGGVAAARAAAQEQGMRFVPGVEISITWAGETVHIVGLQFDETNAALLQGLAETRSGRDARGREIGAQLAKAGIPNAYEGALKYVDNPALMSRTHFARYLVECGACASVPEVFRKYLSDGKPGYVPHRWATLEQAVGWIRGAGGIAVIAHPGRYKFTELQQGVLFDEFKQLGGAAIEVVTGSHTPEQYPIYAQLANAYGFLASRGTDFHAPGEARVDFGLLAPLPGNVTPIWHDWF
- the hslO gene encoding Hsp33 family molecular chaperone HslO, producing the protein MSTTKDTQAPQDTLQKFIFENAAVRGEFVDISATWREVQARHAYPAPVKRLLGQMVSAAALLSANLKFNGSIIMQIHGDGPVRLLVVECDSELRLRATAKLDPALPIADDASLAALLNAQGKGRFIITLDPAEKVPGQQPYQGIVPLDGDDVATVIENYMLRSEQLDTKLWLAADDEVSRGLLLQKLPLHGGKAEANPLSHEQALETWTHAVTLASTLKQEEMLTVGIDELMRRLFWEDTLRLFDPVHPQFHCSCTRDKVGNMLKMLGQEEVEAALAEQGKLGINCDFCGKHYDYDPVDCAQLFASNAPAEALMHATGAKH
- a CDS encoding 4Fe-4S dicluster domain-containing protein; translated protein: MPQIDRNRCEGKDDCVRVCPYQVFEVRRMDAEDFSELSFKGKVKAVLHGRMTAYTPAADACRACGLCVTACPEDAIRLVKNPARQAQPAATE
- a CDS encoding alpha/beta fold hydrolase, giving the protein MKPFRSEFITVRGMRTHVRHWGRDGAPKLFMVHGWMDASASFQFVVDALQGDWHVIAPDWRGFGLSDYPAVDTYWFPDYVADLDAILRHYQPEGQVNLLGHSMGGNVVGIYAGARPERIRRLVNLEGFGLKSALPEQAPGRYRKWMDELLVEPEMKGYPSLAAVAARLQKTNPRLNDARAAFLAQYWSAQGADGEWRILGDAVHKRTTPLLYHTEEVMACWKAITAPVLWVEAEHTNMWLWMGPKEEARVEVDRRLGHLANVTARMMPDAGHMLHHDQPEALARMLEEFLA